The following DNA comes from Candidatus Hydrogenedentota bacterium.
GTTTGGGCTAACGTGCGAGAATTGAATATAGCATGATGCGCTGCCACGACGTAAGGGGGGCGCAGCGGCGTAGTGCCGCAGCGAAGCAAGGCCGACATGAGGAGAGGAGGAGTGCACGGCACGAATCACAGAACCACGGGGGTAGAAATGGATTCTTCGCTACGCTCATGTTAATCTATCAACAAGGGGGGATGCGCAGATCCCTGACCCACGCCGGAGTATTAGGCTATGGGGCAAGAACCGAAAGAGCACACAGTATGAATTCGGACAAGATCGTCATCACTTCTGCCGATGTTGCTGGTCCAAAGGTTCCGGAGGCGCCCCGTGCAACGCACGACCCGACCATTCCATTGCGTTGGCGACTTTTCTCCGCAGTACTGGTCCTGTGTCCTCCGGTCCTTTTTCTTGTGGTCGTATTGGGAATGGTTGCCGTGCGCCGCAGTGATCTTTCCAGACGTTATGCTCACGCGTTTCACTACCTCTGTCTGTTGTTGGCCAGTTGTATCCTCCTGATGATAAGTGCTCTTGTTCTTGCACTACATCCCGTTCGTCAGGTCAGGGGTCCCGCCGCCGAGCGGTCTGCCATATCTTTTGACCAGTTTCCGTCATTGCCATCGGGGAGGCCCCTTACCGGGCGTGAAATCGCCGAGCAGCTTTCCGCGCTTGTTGTTGTAGTTCACCCCGATAGCTCAAAACCGTTCCGCATAACCGGACAGGCCAGCGGCGCCGGAGTTGTGGTGCTTGCACATGGGGAAGGGCTCCTGGTTCTTACGAGCCGGCATGTGATTGATGCGATTCGGGGAAAGGCCAAACTTGGAGAGTATGCGGGGATTACGCTTCGGGATGCACGAGAGACGCGTGCCGCTGTTGTTGGTCTTCACGATACCCTCGATCTGGCTCTGATGTGGGTGAAGCGCGAGGGTGCGCACTCGGAATATGTGCAGCCCTTTCGAAGCTTCGAGTCCGTCGCGATCGGCGAAGAGGTATTTGTTATCGGCCATCCAGAGGGACTTGACTTCTCGATCTCCAGCGGCTTGGTCGCACAGGTTCGCGGTAAAGATGTGATTCAATTGTCTGCTCCGGTCAGTCCAGGCAACAGCGGTGGCCCTATATTCGATAGCTATGGACGGCTGATGGCGATAGTTCAAGGCATTGTAGATAAGACGAAAAATCCAAATGCCGAGAATCTAGGTTTCGGAGTTCGGGTTGACGACATTCAAGATGTCAGTGCCTGGACGGTGGCGGACGAAGGCCGAGACGCGATTGGCATATTAGCGTCGAAGAGAGCGGAAGAGAGCGAGGTCTCTCCTTAGTGTAATCACGCGGGAAGAGATTTGCCGGTTTTTCAAAGGAGGTCATTCGGTTATGGCAATGATCAATGTGACGGTATTTGATTCGACTGAGAACAAGAGAATTCCCGTGGAACTACCCGATGATGCGCCCGTGATCAAGCTGGTTAGCATTCTCGTCCAGAGGCTGA
Coding sequences within:
- a CDS encoding serine protease — its product is MNSDKIVITSADVAGPKVPEAPRATHDPTIPLRWRLFSAVLVLCPPVLFLVVVLGMVAVRRSDLSRRYAHAFHYLCLLLASCILLMISALVLALHPVRQVRGPAAERSAISFDQFPSLPSGRPLTGREIAEQLSALVVVVHPDSSKPFRITGQASGAGVVVLAHGEGLLVLTSRHVIDAIRGKAKLGEYAGITLRDARETRAAVVGLHDTLDLALMWVKREGAHSEYVQPFRSFESVAIGEEVFVIGHPEGLDFSISSGLVAQVRGKDVIQLSAPVSPGNSGGPIFDSYGRLMAIVQGIVDKTKNPNAENLGFGVRVDDIQDVSAWTVADEGRDAIGILASKRAEESEVSP